The following are encoded in a window of Flavobacterium psychrotrophum genomic DNA:
- the amaB gene encoding L-piperidine-6-carboxylate dehydrogenase, with translation MATLTDVFGIQKALTQLGITETNKGTSTGLESFANGELLSSFSPVDGSLIAKVQVSTPDDYQAVMAKAEAAFKTWRLVPAPKRGEIVRQMGDELRKHKDALGQLVSYEMGKSLQEGLGEVQEMIDICDFAVGLSRQLYGLTMHSERPSHRMYEQWHPLGIVGIISAFNFPVAVWSWNSMLALICGDVCVWKPSSKTPLCGIACQNIIQKVLKENNLPEGVFSLVTGEDCNELINNDKRIPLVSFTGSTRVGRHVSQVVAGRFGKTILELGGNNAIIVSEHADISMVLVGAVFGAVGTAGQRCTTTRRLIIHESVYDKTVEVLKSAYSQLSIGNPLDSNNHVGPLIDKTAVEAYLTSIEKAKAEGGKVLVEGGVLQGEGYESGCYVKPCIIEAENHFEIVQHETFAPILYVMKYSNIEEAIEMQNGVPQGLSSSIFTNNMREMELFLSQQGSDCGIANVNIGTSGAEIGGAFGGEKETGGGRESGSDAWRAYMRRQTNTINYGTQLPLAQGIKFDL, from the coding sequence ATGGCAACACTTACCGATGTTTTCGGCATACAAAAAGCCCTGACCCAACTGGGGATAACTGAAACAAATAAAGGCACATCTACCGGCCTTGAGAGTTTTGCGAACGGCGAATTGCTAAGTTCGTTTTCTCCGGTAGACGGATCGCTGATCGCGAAAGTACAGGTTTCTACACCGGACGATTACCAGGCTGTGATGGCTAAAGCCGAAGCTGCTTTTAAAACATGGAGGCTGGTACCGGCACCTAAGCGTGGCGAAATTGTACGCCAGATGGGCGACGAGCTGCGTAAGCATAAAGATGCCCTGGGACAACTGGTAAGCTACGAAATGGGTAAAAGCCTGCAGGAAGGCCTTGGCGAGGTGCAGGAAATGATAGACATATGCGATTTTGCCGTAGGATTATCGCGCCAGCTGTATGGCCTTACGATGCATAGCGAGCGCCCAAGCCACCGTATGTATGAGCAATGGCACCCACTGGGTATTGTAGGTATTATATCTGCCTTTAACTTTCCGGTAGCGGTATGGAGCTGGAATTCTATGCTGGCACTTATATGTGGCGACGTTTGCGTATGGAAACCATCATCTAAAACGCCGTTGTGTGGTATTGCCTGCCAAAACATCATCCAGAAAGTTTTAAAAGAAAACAACCTGCCTGAAGGTGTATTCTCTCTTGTAACCGGTGAAGATTGTAACGAACTAATCAATAACGACAAACGTATACCTCTGGTATCATTTACAGGCTCTACCCGCGTGGGCAGGCACGTAAGCCAGGTGGTGGCCGGCCGTTTTGGAAAAACCATATTAGAGCTTGGTGGCAATAATGCCATTATAGTTAGTGAACATGCAGATATTAGCATGGTACTTGTAGGTGCTGTATTTGGCGCAGTAGGTACTGCAGGTCAGCGTTGCACTACTACGCGCAGGCTTATAATACACGAAAGTGTATATGACAAAACCGTAGAGGTACTTAAGAGCGCGTACAGCCAGCTTAGCATAGGCAACCCACTGGATAGTAACAACCACGTAGGCCCGCTTATTGATAAGACTGCTGTTGAGGCATATCTTACTTCTATTGAAAAGGCTAAAGCCGAAGGCGGCAAAGTACTGGTAGAAGGCGGTGTGCTGCAAGGCGAAGGCTATGAAAGCGGCTGTTATGTAAAGCCATGCATTATTGAGGCTGAAAACCACTTTGAAATAGTACAGCACGAAACATTTGCACCTATTTTATATGTAATGAAATACAGCAATATTGAAGAGGCTATTGAAATGCAGAACGGTGTACCGCAAGGCTTATCGTCTTCGATATTTACAAACAATATGCGCGAAATGGAACTATTCCTTTCGCAGCAGGGTTCTGACTGTGGTATTGCCAACGTAAACATTGGTACTTCAGGAGCTGAGATAGGTGGTGCCTTTGGCGGCGAAAAAGAAACCGGTGGCGGCCGCGAAAGTGGAAGCGATGCCTGGAGGGCTTACATGCGCAGGCAAACCAACACCATTAACTACGGTACCCAGCTGCCATTAGCGCAGGGTATTAAATTTGACTTGTAA